In Mytilus trossulus isolate FHL-02 chromosome 6, PNRI_Mtr1.1.1.hap1, whole genome shotgun sequence, a single window of DNA contains:
- the LOC134720923 gene encoding uncharacterized protein LOC134720923 — protein MDMDDLYENKHTRTTNVDGSEPTSTNKQPSKRILMFPGMVQSITNFENNRVLYNAFRKYKLASLKRQRRSISIPSFLQKRLDKPIKVYNNAYESGKRRQNSIQIKGTNKVRKMFFEVPNNTHGSIKTHTESYKGSKLLKTEPVMKVSSNSALDNMKNSVHQSEKYSGSSGVVIHQYTTEKPRLQKRRKSRHTKRHIKDGLFRRISKSLSNGLPIYSKAKTESTLEKKPTKPDNRLTHGNGMRINLGNIKQTQQATSRSKDVIKVNKKNYDLSQSRAFMSGDHYPASKTAIKPMNVFYDTKFELPKTSNSADSFPKPNDQWYEMPQSNTKSILKTNQHNINNDNNHNSFPVDTAITLNRRKMPTYKSPFIPSNQMIDTPSNIDVVRPTKILSYHSSDSSSNGLSSTPDKSFAFNPQPHHDSITDRTKFVSGLSEFNDMAVENDFPNFNNRKPSESNLNGQTDYILNLNDIGTGQIEKSPLDNVRPNVINLSNIKIVPGGCIIEGRFYRYEELPKFIQDFYDNKTKNEHLKLSLGDVENVLNDYTENTGSISQSFSNDFPMLELIKGNDSSPFSIQLPGDSQGYDILVDPNLHEGSLELAVLHANNFAAGNDRFGSPRTMVSRPDKNNRQTIIKGKENNRQSLSPVLKWSEGVNDKAGTDLAPIPNYQVASDIRVVNSLSADRFGARNDDPNDFSVSKLNGNRFGSYNNGRKEVISLPGMRIKDQKVLTKFFNQIHISSKNTVPPVQRKTSHQYKMIEGAPSDIISRGFLDIPLNSMAAKLPLSKPLKKTENTNTKTSSVARQLGLVREQAKPDAQSNDEAEELVFKNPRQNIVNHNAQSNNVADKLGFRSLVLENAFKDPPLNAVTGKLSLNSQVEDEAIQNVQSSGEAIKNKLATKLGLKSKVQDKGSQDSQSNTIKEQIQDKKQSDDKADKLKSNKVILQGKTQLDDKADKLKSNKVTLQGKPQLDDKADTLKSNKVIQENDHRETSRVDLVSGSRVNTKPRDTYPHDMRKNSSDDKLNKHKGKHDTSHNDMWLNGLDGKPVERLNTGIQNKIPNDIKSNGGATKKRLNSRKQDKTIRHEKQLNRVVTKNTKRPKTIRHEKQLNRVVTKNTKRPKKTVLRDGALKPNDKVFSLFKDNKNKSKQLKNNPFANLKNILKATSSAKKSVASNVRSVQKGPRTFFDIIENNIISPFKSVPVDTQLKDNFASNFNLGEILKNGVSAFHHEPVTFPNFIAPPKRNLIMSPTAIVPLHLAGQHNLESIMNKIVTTPFGMRQNTIMNIFG, from the exons ATGGATATGGATGatttgtatgaaaataaacatacacGAACCACTAATGTGGATGGTTCTGAACCAACCTCTACAAACAAACAGCCATCTAAAAGGATACTTATGTTCCCAGGAATGGTACAAAGTATaactaattttgaaaataatagagTGTTATACAATGCATTCCGGAAATATAAACTTGCTAGCCTGAAACGACAGCGAAGATCAATATCAATCCCTTCGTTCTTACAAAAGCGACTGGACAAACCCATAAAAGTTTACAATAATGCTTATGAATCAGGTAAACGTAGGCAGAATTCAATTCAAATCAAAGGAACGAATAAAGTTCGAAAGATGTTTTTTGAAGTTCCAAACAATACTCACGGTAGTATTAAAACACATACCGAATCATACAAAGGCTCGAAGCTTTTAAAGACTGAACCAGTAATGAAAGTGTCATCGAACTCTGCATTAGATAACATGAAAAATTCTGTTCATCAGAGTGAAAAGTATAGTGGATCGTCGGGAGTTGTTATTCATCAATATACAACCGAAAAACCTAGACTACAAAAACGCAGGAAAAGTCGGCACACAAAAAGACATATCAAAGACGGTCTATTTCGAAGGATAAGTAAATCTTTGTCAAATGGTCTACCCATTTATTCAAAAGCTAAAACGGAAAGTACTCTGGAGAAAAAACCTACGAAACCAGACAACAGGTTAACTCATGGTAATGGAATGCGAATTAATCTTGGTAATATTAAACAAACTCAACAGGCAACATCTCGTTCGAAGGATGTTATCAAAGTGAACAAGAAGAACTATGATTTATCCCAATCAAGAGCATTCATGTCTGGTGACCATTATCCTGCTTCCAAGACTGCAATCAAACCGATGAATGTCTTTTATGATACAAAATTTGAATtaccaaaaacatcaaattctGCTGATAGCTTTCCAAAACCAAATGATCAGTGGTATGAAATGCCTCAATCAAATACAAAGTCGATACTTAAAACTAATCAACAtaatataaacaatgataatAATCACAATTCATTTCCGGTTGATACTGCTATAACTTTAAATAGACGAAAGATGCCAACATACAAATCGCCATTTATACCTTCAAACCAGATGATCGATACTCCTAGCAACATAGACGTTGTAAGGCCTACTAAAATATTATCATACCACAGCAGTGATTCATCAAGCAATGGCCTTTCTTCAACGCCGGATAAGTCTTTCGCGTTTAACCCGCAACCCCATCATGACAGCATCACTGACAGAACGAAGTTTGTATCTGGATTATCAGAGTTTAACGATATGGCGGTGGAAAATGATTTCCCTAATTTCAACAATCGTAAGCCTTCTGAATCAAACCTCAATGGACAAACTGATTATATACTTAACTTGAATGATATAGGGACTGGTCAGATTGAAAAAAGTCCTTTAGATAATGTTCGTCCAAACGTcatcaacttgtcaaatattaaaatagtgCCAGGCGGGTGTATAATCGAAGGCAGGTTCTATCGTTATGAAGAACTTCCAAAGTTTATTCAGgatttttatgataataaaacaaaaaacgaacATCTTAAACTGTCGCTCGGAGatgttgaaaatgttttaaacgaTTATACGGAAAACACAGGTTCTATTTCTCAAAGTTTCTCAAATGATTTCCCAATGTTAGAGCTGATTAAAGGGAACGATTCCAGTCCTTTTTCTATACAACTCCCAGGAGATTCTCAAGGATATGACATATTAGTGGATCCAAACCTCCATGAAGGTTCACTAGAGTTAGCTGTTTTACACGCTAATAATTTCGCAGCAG gCAATGATCGTTTCGGCTCGCCTAGAACAATGGTATCAAGACCTGATAAAAACAATagacaaacaattataaaaggAAAGGAAAATAACCGCCAATCATTAAGTCCAGTTTTAAAATGGAGTGAAGGTGTTAATGATAAAGCTGGGACAGACTTGGCCCCAATCCCTAATTATCAAGTTGCTTCGGATATTAGAGTTGTAAATTCGTTATCAGCAGACCGTTTTGGCGCTCGAAACGACGATCCCAACGACTTCAGTGTATCTAAACTGAATGGTAACAGATTTGGATCGTACAACAATGGAAGGAAGGAGGTAATAAGCTTACCAGGAATGAGAATAAAAGACCAGAAGGTTTTAACTAAGTTTTTCAATCAAATTCATATTAGCAGTAAAAACACTGTACCTCCTGTGCAGAGAAAAACGAGTCACCAGTATAAGATGATAGAAGGTGCTCCGAGCGATATTATTTCGAGGGGCTTCCTTGATATTCCCCTAAATAGTATGGCAGCTAAACTACCATTGAGTAAACCGttgaagaaaacagaaaatacaaaCACGAAGACAAGCAGTGTTGCAAGACAATTGGGTTTAGTGCGCGAACAGGCTAAACCAGATGCACAATCAAATGATGAAGCTGAGGAACTGGTTTTTAAGAACCCAAGACAAAATATCGTTAACCACAATGCGCAGTCAAACAATGTTGCAGATAAACTAGGTTTCCGCAGCTTAGTACTAGAAAATGCTTTCAAAGATCCACCATTAAACGCTGTAACCGGTAAACTCAGTTTAAATAGCCAAGTAGAAGATGAGGCAATTCAAAATGTACAGTCAAGTGGAGAAGCTATCAAAAATAAACTTGCAACTAAACTTGGTTTAAAGAGCAAAGTACAAGATAAGGGTAGTCAAGATTCCCAATCAAACACGATAAAAGAACAAATTCAAGACAAAAAACAATCAGACGATAAGGCagataaattaaaatcaaataaagtaaTACTTCAAGGCAAAACACAATTAGACGATAAGGCAGATaaactaaaatcaaataaagtaaCACTTCAAGGCAAACCACAATTAGACGATAAGGCAGatacattaaaatcaaataaagtaaTACAAGAAAACGATCACCGAGAAACCTCCAGAGTTGATTTGGTTAGTGGTTCGCGTGTCAATACAAAACCACGGGACACATATCCCCATGACATGCGAAAGAATAGTTCAGATGACAAACTGAATAAACataaaggaaaacatgacaCAAGTCACAATGATATGTGGTTGAATGGATTAGACGGAAAACCAGTTGAAAGATTAAATACTggaattcaaaacaaaattccGAATGATATCAAGTCAAATGGCGGTGCAACAAAAAAGCGTTTGAATAGCAGAAAGCAAGACAAAACTATTCGACATGAAAAGCAGTTAAATAGAGTTGTGACTAAGAATACGAAAAGACCCAAGACTATTCGACATGAAAAGCAGTTAAATAGAGTTGTGACTAAGAATACGAAAAGACCCAAGAAAACTGTTCTTCGGGATGGTGCACTTAAGCCAAATGATAAAGTCTTCTCGTTATTTAAAGACAACAAGAATAAATCAAAACAACTGAAAAACAACCCATTTGCaaatctcaaaaatattttaaaggctACTTCCAGTGCAAAAAAATCTGTCGCATCAAATGTGCGTAGTGTTCAGAAGGGACCACGCACATTCTTTgacattattgaaaataatattataagcCCTTTTAAATCAGTACCAGTGGATACTCAACTAAAAGACAATTTTGCTTCTAATTTCAATTTAGGAGAAATATTGAAGAATGGCGTGTCTGCCTTTCACCATGAACCTGTTACATTCCCAAATTTCATAGCACCGCCGAAACGCAACTTAATAATGTCACCTACAGCCATTGTCCCATTACATTTAGCAGGACAACACAATCTGGAATCTATTATGAACAAAATTGTAACAACTCCTTTCGGGATGAGACAAAATACAATTATGAACATTTTTGGCTAA